Proteins encoded in a region of the Streptomyces sp. PCS3-D2 genome:
- a CDS encoding DNA adenine methylase: protein MKSPVPYFGSKQRLAPWIVSLLPAHEHYVEPFAGGLSVLLAKAPSRMETVNDLDGELMTFWRVLRDRPTELLRACMLTPHSRAELAATWDPTEDELELARRIWCRLAQGRSGTLRNTGWRHYIDPSGSSTSMPGYLDAYADRLAASAERLRSVSLEALPALDVIGRYGARKSVLLYVDPPYLGTTRGWGNNYRCEMKTDQQHRDLAHALRQATATVVLSGYDSPLYADLYADWHRYEQQTTTGNAKTTTARIETVWANRPLAAQDGLWPAALLRPESD, encoded by the coding sequence GTGAAATCGCCCGTGCCGTACTTCGGCAGCAAGCAGCGACTGGCCCCCTGGATCGTGTCGCTGCTGCCCGCCCACGAGCACTACGTTGAGCCTTTCGCCGGCGGCCTGTCCGTCCTCCTCGCCAAGGCGCCATCCCGCATGGAGACCGTCAACGACCTCGACGGCGAACTCATGACCTTCTGGCGTGTCCTCCGCGACCGACCCACTGAGCTCCTGCGCGCATGCATGCTCACGCCTCACTCCCGCGCCGAGCTCGCCGCCACCTGGGACCCGACCGAGGACGAGCTCGAACTCGCACGCCGTATCTGGTGTCGCCTTGCACAGGGACGATCCGGCACTCTGCGAAACACCGGCTGGCGCCACTACATCGACCCCTCCGGGTCCAGTACCTCGATGCCGGGTTACCTCGATGCCTACGCCGACCGCCTTGCCGCATCTGCCGAACGCCTGCGGAGCGTGTCACTTGAGGCTCTACCCGCGCTCGACGTCATCGGCCGGTACGGCGCCCGTAAGAGCGTGCTGCTGTACGTCGACCCCCCATACCTCGGCACAACTCGCGGCTGGGGCAACAACTACCGATGTGAGATGAAGACCGACCAGCAGCATCGAGACCTTGCGCACGCTCTCCGGCAAGCCACCGCCACAGTCGTCCTGTCCGGCTACGACAGCCCGCTGTACGCGGACCTGTACGCCGACTGGCACCGATACGAGCAGCAAACTACGACCGGCAACGCCAAGACGACGACGGCGCGCATCGAAACGGTCTGGGCAAACCGTCCCTTGGCCGCCCAGGACGGGCTGTGGCCTGCCGCCCTGCTGCGCCCAGAGAGCGACTGA
- a CDS encoding helix-turn-helix domain-containing protein — MSQEPTYMSHHKQKVEDRRAAVARLTAAGASARRIADELGVSKDTVLRDRAANGAPPATDRRALFRAKAGQAADAMEQLRAAVIATQAARPAYQILVDDDTAAQWLTQLRQDAAALAAVADSFRDYYPHLTHPPASVAPCPCQEAP; from the coding sequence ATGAGCCAGGAACCCACCTACATGAGCCACCACAAGCAGAAGGTGGAAGACCGCCGCGCCGCCGTCGCACGACTGACAGCAGCTGGCGCATCCGCCAGACGCATCGCTGACGAACTGGGCGTATCCAAGGACACCGTGCTCCGCGACAGAGCCGCCAACGGTGCGCCACCTGCCACGGACCGGCGTGCCCTCTTCCGCGCCAAGGCAGGTCAGGCAGCGGACGCCATGGAGCAACTGCGCGCTGCGGTGATTGCGACACAGGCCGCACGGCCCGCCTACCAGATCCTCGTCGACGACGACACCGCGGCGCAGTGGCTCACCCAGCTGCGCCAGGACGCCGCGGCGCTGGCCGCCGTCGCAGACAGCTTCCGCGACTACTACCCCCACCTCACACACCCGCCTGCGTCCGTTGCGCCATGCCCATGCCAGGAGGCTCCGTGA